A genomic segment from Nicotiana sylvestris chromosome 1, ASM39365v2, whole genome shotgun sequence encodes:
- the LOC138872479 gene encoding uncharacterized protein, translating into MGDTSARKEIEETSQNASTTKETAAHLEQTLLRFREELEQPISDTPKSDSKDSLIQNLAAELKRLTSRVQGVEDSKGVEGLNYEDLCVQPDVKLLEGYKPPKFEMFDDTGDLRVHLRMYCDNLVGVGRDEKIRMKLFMRSLKGDALSWYISQDAKKWTSWVNMESDFIDRFRFNTENAPDVFYIQNLKKKPIETFHEYATRWRTEAVKVRPALEEEQMNRFFVQAQDPQYYERLILIEGQKFSDIIKLGERIEEGIKNGMVTNLETLQATKALQSGGTSKKKDVIVAKEPTPNVRNNPLPDHKGGGIHMIEIKDDWDPKGSIGLIAEGDEPQKPAVTLNPIVVQIQPSKEDVVNVSVPLEFEAPPAKVPKPIEVEFGIPKAPVPFEVVVLPPRVPIPVSMTDMTLFKSKAIPWDYTAEARRKGKTHTGEAVTAQGMTRTGRVYTPEHLAESSKQASGRPVETGPDDLWRKIQAKEYSVVEQLNKTPAQISILALLQSSETHKNALRKILSETYVPSNITGGEMANMVGKVLEIQKITFHKDELPPQGLSHNKALHITVQCKDHFITRILVNGGSSLNICPLITLRTLGKGLHEVKDGAISVKAFDGSQRSTI; encoded by the exons atgggagATACCAGCGCTAGAAAGGAAATCGAGGAAACCTCTCAGAACGCTTCAAccactaaggaaactgctgctcaTCTTGAGCAAACTTTGCTGAGATTTCGAgaagaattggaacaa CCTATCTCAGATACACCTAAATCAGACAGCAAAGACTCCCTCATTCAGAATTTAGCTGCTGAGCTCAAGAGGTTAACCAGCCGGGTCCAGGGTGTCGAAGATAGCAAAGGTGtggaaggtttgaactatgaagatctttgtgttcagccagatgtcaaactcctggaggggtacaaacctcccaagttcgaaatgttcgacgATACAGGTGATCTCAGGGTCCATCTCAGAATGTATTGTGATAATCTGGTAGGAGTCGGAAGGGACGAGaagatccgcatgaagctgttcatgaggagtctgaagggtgACGCATTATCTTGGTATATTAGCCAGGATGCGAAGAAATGGACAAGTTGGGTGAATATGGAATCTGATTTCatagaccggttcaggttcaatactgagaacgcaccagatgtgttctatatccaaaatctgaagaagaaaccCATAGAGACctttcacgagtatgctactcgttggaggacAGAAGCCGTTAAGGTCAGGCCGGCCTTGGAAGAAGAGCAGATGAATAGGTTCTTTGTCCaggctcaggacccgcaatacTATGAGAGGCTGATATTGATAGAGGGTCAAaagttctctgacatcatcaagttgggagaaaggatcgaagaaggtaTCAAGAACGGTATGGTCACTAATCTCGAAACATTACAGGCCaccaaggctttacagtctggtggcacgtcaaAGAAAAAGGAC GTTATTGTAGCAAAGGAGCCCActcccaatgtccgcaacaaccctctgcctgaccacaagGGCGGGGGCATCCATATGATTGAGATTAAagacgattgggaccccaaagggtcaaTCGGGTTGATAGCTGAAGGTGATGAACCTCAGAAGCCGGCGGTTACCCTCAATCCTATTGTTGTTCAGATTCAGCCTTCTAAGGAGGATGTGGTAAATGTGTCTGTGCCACTAGAGTTTGAAGCACCGCCTGCAAAGGTGCCAAAAccgattgaggttgagtttgggattccaaaggcaCCCGTACcgtttgaagttgttgtgttacctcCAAGGGTGCCCATTCCGGTTTCTATGACAGACATGACCCTATTCAAGTCGaaagccataccttgggattacacagctgaggCTAGAAGGAAAGGGAAGACACATACCGGAGAAGCGGTCACCGCACAGGGCATGACTAGAACAGGCAGGGTATACACCCCAGAACATTTAGCCGAGTCCAGCAAGCAAGCCTCTGGACGTCCTGTCGAAACTGGGCCCGAtgacctttggagaaagatacaggccaaggagtaCTCAGTCGTTGAAcaactgaacaaaacaccggcacagattTCTATCTTGGCCCTTCTGCAAAGCTCTGAGACACATAAAAATGCCTTAAGGAAGATACTAAGTGAAACTTATGTTCCCAGCAACATAACAGGAGGCGAAATGGCGAATATGGTGGGAAAGGTGTTGGAAATCCAAAAGATCACCTTCCACAAGGATGAGTTACCACCACAAGGTCTTagtcacaacaaggcattgcatatCACTGTGCAATGCAAAGATCACTTTATCACCAGGATTTTAGTCAACGGGGgatccagcctcaatatttgtccattgataACTCTCAGGACATTGGGTAAGGGATTGCACGAGGTCAAAGATGGGGCTATCAGTGTCAAAGCTTTTGATggatctcagaggtccaccatttgA